The following is a genomic window from Halichoerus grypus chromosome 13, mHalGry1.hap1.1, whole genome shotgun sequence.
tctgcctatttgttctctctctctatctctctgtcaaataaataaaatcttaaaaaaaaaaaaaaagaagcattcacATAGCCATTGGGAAGAACTTGTCTGGTACTGAAAGACCCCCACATCTTTActcactctctcttcttctctcttttactCTCAACCCCGAAGCTCCCGGCAACCTCCCATGCCCCAGCCACCagcaggagaaaggaggagggaacaATGAACAAGAATGGTGTCTCCACCAAGCCAGCTGGAGCCAGACAGAGGGGCGGGCGTACCTCGTAGCTCTCCCGCACCGCGGAGGTGTGTCTGCTGGGGTTCAGTCCCTGGAGAGCAAGGAAGTGAAGCTGAGGGTAAGGGTAGTTTCGGATTTCATGGACGACCTGTTGGGGAGAAAATGCCTCGGATAGGATTCCAGGCTGCACGAGCCCAGCATCCGACTGCTCCCCCCATAACTGGCCAATCTGCACACCCCCGAGATTCTTCAGGCAAAAGTGCTCTCTTTCCTGCTCCAATACCCTCCTCTCCTCGTCAAGAACCAAGCCTGTGCCAGACCGGCcccagaaaaaataacaaaatcaataaaGTAAATATAGATTAGTAAATATATACACTGTATACTAATATAATTAGTAAGATGACTAAGCTGATTGGGCATTTATTTCAAGGCAGGCTCTGTCTAAGTACTTCACGTGACTAATTGATCTCATCGGATCTAGGATGTGGGTGCAATTACTACCCCCATTTTACTGGTAGGGGAAATGAGACACAAATAGATAAAGTGAGTGCCTAAGTTATGCAACCAAGTGGCAGACGGTGACTTCAAACGAGGCAGTTGGGTGGCCGTGGGCCACTTCTTCCCCTCAGCTCAGTACGGCCTCAGGCGGTGCCTCAGACCGTGAAGAGCGTGGGCCACGTCCTGTCCAGGCAGGACAAACGAGAGCACAGATTTCAGCACAATAGACTCAGTAAtcaaagtaaataatattttaatgcaatatttctttttaaaaaataaaaattaatgcgAAAAGTCCATAatgaacaaaataccaaaattttaaataaagacaggatctGACCCTGCCCTGGCAAGGCCCTGCCCTGCTCACCTCATCCTGGCCCCGGCTATGAGATGGAGGGGCCAGATTTCCATCATAGCTCCTCTCCTGAGCtctgttacttaacctctctatgcctcagtttgcccatctgaaAAACAGGGATAAATACCCTTTCATGTAAGGTTCTGGGTAATTCGCATAAAGTGGTTAGAACAGGGCCTGCCATGCACtaagcgctcaataaatgttagctttttctCTTAGGAGATGGTGCTTCATGACACCAACCCGAGAACCTCAGAGCGGACAAGGGCTTCAGCGATCACTCATCCAAACCTCTCATTGCGCAAACAAGGATACTGAGGAACGGGGTGGTTAATGGCAGAGACAAGGGCTGGAAGGGGGGAAATGTGTTGTAGGGCAGCAACACGAACGAGCTGTCTGGAGATAAGATTTCACAATCAGTCCGTTGCTGCTTTAATGGCCTGTCTTCACCTCTGCCCCAGGGAGCTGGCAgcgccagggcctggggaggcccCCAGAGCCAGCCTGCCCCTTTCTGCAATCGCAGAGCCCTGTAGTGACAAAGTCCGGCCCCTTGCACAAAGCAGAACTGGATCAGCAGGTCCGGCCCGAGGGGGCTCCTGCGTGGGCTCCTTTGTCCCTAACGCAGGCCCTTGCCAGCCCCGTGAGGACGAGGCAGGCATCTTCATGCCATCTCATAGATAAGTAAAATCAAAGCCCAGGGAGGCGCTGACCCCAAGAAATTAGCTAAATGAGGTGATAATGAGGGACTACCCTGGCTGTTCTTAGCCCCGAGCCTCTTCCCCACAAACCACAGCCCACCATgcacccctttccctcctccagtGCCCCACTCAGTCCCGCCCACAGTACTGGCTTTCGTCCGGCAGGTGCCATCAAGCCAGGGTGGGAAcaggagcggggaggggaggacagcATGACAGCAGGACTCGGGGGAGCCGCTGGCCTTAGTCCACTGCCGGCACCCCCAGGCAGCAAGGGGGTCGGTTTCCTGGCAGAGCCCTTGCACTCACCATCTGCGTGGAGGAGGAGTTTCTGGGAAAGTGGTGCATTCGAGGAGTCGCTAGGTAATGCTGATAGTGCTGAGGGATGGGCCGCACCTGGAACTGGGCCGGGCTCAAGCCGGCGTCCACACTGAGATCCCTGCGGGGACAAGGCCACAGTGAACCACAGGGCGGTGGGCTTCAGCCATCTGCTTACGGGAGGGACGTCAGACCTCGAGCCCAGGGACAAGACTCAGAGTCACAGACCACCAGAGCTGCAAGGGACTCAGCatcacctgccccttcccctcttttTAAAGTGAAGAAAACAGAGACTTAGAGGAGGAAAGGGGTCTGCCAGGGCTGAAGGGGCTGGAACAGTCTACGCCTCATAAAACTTGTTAAAATGAGCGCACCGAAGCTCCCTCCCAAGACAAAGCCCATCCCTGAGAGAAACACTGGAAGGATCCAAATAGAGCCGGTCAGGGGTATGGAGCAAAGGGAAGACAAGTCAGGCAGAGGCGGGAGCGGAGGTCATATTTGTGCCACTGTGAGAAAAAACACGAAGAGGGACCCCGGTAGCCATGAGGCTGGGAAAGCTATCCTggacccctgccccccactcctaCAAGGACAGGAAAACTCATTTCACGTAAAAAATTAACCAGTCTTTGCAACTGAAGAGTAACCAGGGCTCCTTGGGAAATGGCCAATTTCAGGTCTGGGGCAGAAAATGTGCAAAATGATTTGAAACCTCTTGTTACAACTGAAAGCAAGGAAGTTGTCAAGGTCATGCCAAGAGGATTCAGGAACCATCCTGAAGAGCTTCCCACTGGGCAGGTCTTGGACGAGGGGCGTGTCAGCGAGCATAATTCCAGCAGATGGAAACTCCTCGAACAGGTTCGGATCCATGAGAGGGAAATTATActaaattatacaaagaaaaccGGTCCCTTCGAAGGATGTCAGGGAACCAAAGCTTCATTTTGAAAACTagtaaagaaaggggaagaatccAACGCTGATCCTGCCTTTCCTCTGTTAACTGGATTGAGGGTAGCCAAATGGTTGACGAAGGgaaatttctctttataaaagcTCTCTAGCTAACAAATGAGTAAGGGATGATGGAGTTATCTGTCACCTCCCTGcatccccaaaagaaataaaggcgCCTGGTGAAGATCACCAATTGCTGCTAACACCACAGGACAGACAACCAGCTTTCTGCTGGGAGAACACACCCCTTTTCAGTATTTTTGCCAAGAAATAGTAAGAGCTGAACGTGAATCTGCTCAACCCTTGATCTAAGCACCAGTGCACCGGGAACAGAGAAAAACTGAGGGACACCTGAAGGGACACAGCAGAGCGCAACCAGCACGatccagagagagggaaagcagaaaaAGCAGCCCACATCACTTCAACAAATACATCCAAACTAAGGAAAAAAGATACGAAGGGCATTTAAGGAATTTCTGCTTCCAGatgtgatgtgtatatatatatatatatatatatatatatatgtgagtgtgtgtgtgtgtgtctatatatggGGGGGCATTGTCTCAATGCAGAGTGTTCTGTCAGTTGTGTGTAAATATCAAGCTAAACTTTATTTTCCACTCACTATCAGTGACCTTGAAGCGTGCTGTGGTCTGGTTGCTACACAGACCCTGACCTTCTTCCCGGGGAGCTTAAGTGCTGGCACCTTCTCGCAGGTGAATCTGGAGGCTTGGCCCAGGCAGAGCTGCCTGCAGGGCAAGGACAGTAGGAGGCTCTTGTCCTCCACCTGCCGTCTCACAGGTCCCAGGTGTCTCTGGGGGGCTCTGCCCGGCCAGGGCTAGGGCTGGGCGGTGGGGCGGGGTGCCATGAGAAGCCGGGCATCACAGCGGGAAGTATGAAGCTGGGAATGAGTCAGAGAAGGAGCATGCTGACAGAGACATCGGAGCTCAAGGTCAGGGTCGAGTTATCAGGTACGGACCAAAGAGGGGGCATATTTGGGATTATTCCTGCAAGGCCTGCTGCTCCCACACACTCCCAGGCCAAGCTGCCCAGGTAAGAGAAGCTGCCTGAATAGGGTTCAAATATCCTAAAGTAAGGGGGACAGGCCAGGCAGAAAAAGCCCAGGGTGAACCGAGGTGTGACTCAGGGCAGGAGCCTCCCTCGCCCCCTGCAGAGGCCTCTCAGGGCTTCAGTCTTTGTGTTTCTCAAGCAGACAGAggtcaggagggcagagggagtgaagTGCAGAAGGACGGGGGATCTGGCGAAAGCGAGCGAGCTGGTGAGCGAGCTGGGGAGGCTCACACCTGCGCGGCTCCTGACACCGCCCCAGGACAATGCTCACCACTCACCCATGTCACCTCCCCGGTCCCACTCGCCACGCTGGCTGCCCTATGTTTGTTCAAATCACTCAGTGTGTGCTGAGTTGAATCAAATTGGATGGACTTGACTGCTGAGGGACAGAATTCAATCCAAACTGCAATTAAATCTTCCTGATTTGAATCTGCTAATTAGAAAAAGCCTGGGCTGAAGTTGGCCGCCCTGTAGCCTCTCTTTTGAGGAAGTGTTCAATTTCACAGAGCGTCCCCCAGAACCGGCAGAGGGCTGGGAGACATGGGAACACATTAGGGAACAACTATTTCCTGCCCCTGGAGCACCTTTCGCATGCAATCAACCAGAACTTTTGAACCATTCCTGGATGCCCAGTCCGCCTGACTGACGGCTGAAAAATGACACAGTGCACGTCTGGTTTTTTTGAAATACAGTCCCTGCCTCTCCacagaagttttttgtttgtttgtttttacattctctaaaacaacaataacattGTTGACCCCAAAGTTGCAAGACCATCCCGAAGAATTCCTGGATACCCTTCACCCGGATTCCCCATGTGTTAATGTTTTACTATTTGGCTACATTTGtagttcctttcctctctctccatgtATACTTACAACAGCTACGCGCACACTTCTCCATGGGCTTTTTCCctgaactatttaaaaataagttgcagGCGTGATGCCCTCTAAACCTAAATGCCTCAGGGAACTGCACGTCTTTTTCAAGTGTTTGGGTGTATGCCTCGCACCCTAGTGTAGGTCAGCCAAGGGCTGAGCTAGAACCAGAGTCAGGTGGGACGGAGGACTCCAAACCACGCAACGCTGCATTGCAGGGCAACAAAGACCTCTGTCCTACTGTCCCGAGTGCAAGAGATTTTGGAAGACAAGGACTTGGTGCCTACAAAGATATTACGGCTAAGTCCTCAATCTCTCTCCCCAGCTTCTGTCCACAGTCCTTACCTCCAACTTTGTGGGCTCTGCCTCCACAAGCCTATGTTTGGTCTTGCTGGGTTGCCCTGGCTCTTCTCTGTGGATCCCTCAAGGTccaccccctccaggaagccttccctgactagCTAGTTCCTGAGACTCTCCTTTCTGCCTGCCTCCCAGAAACCACTGGTTTCCAGCCCTCATTGACCTTGGGAAATGTTTTGTatctctgtcccctcctcccctgcaggatcatgagcacagagccccaagcTGGGCACATGATGCTATCCAGCCACATCCTGAGCTAATTGCTGAAACCAGGTCCAGTGGGGGCCATGTGGCTTTGAGGGAGACTAGGGGCACAGGCAATGGCTGGAGCTTGAAGATGAGGTCTCCCGTGCCATTCAAAGTGAAGGAAACAGGAACTCCATGGCTCAGGCAaacctctcctcccctcccctcccttgctTAGGGACCCCAAAGACTCACCAGTCAGTGCCCTCAGCCAAATACCTGGGCTGAGGCGTCTGGAGTTGGTGGCCGAAGTCGAAGCTGGGGTGGAGGCGGTGGGGATGGACAGACACGCGCTCCTGACTCCGCCTGCacgggaagggaaggagggcCCATGGTGTCAGAGCTGCCCCgggccagcccagcccccagaaGCACTGAGCAGCCCTGGCCAGCCTGAGCCTACAGCCTACAGAGCAGTGGGCTTTGCCCCTCTTCCCAAATTCCAAGGACGCTTCCCAGCCGGCAGCAGGCGGTAACTCAAACATTCCTGCTGTCCGGGGGTGGCCCACTACACGGAGGCCTCTCCCTCGGTGTGTCTGCCGGCCACTGGTCCCACCCAAACGCCCTTGCCTCCTCTGCTCCTTCTACTTTTTCCCTCTGAATTTCCTGCGCTGTCTCCAGGGCACGTAGATGTGCCTCCTGTAGGCTTTCCCACACCGGTGCACCCCTCTGGtctctccatccttctccacACTCTTCCCAGCTTTCATGACCCCGGTCAAAGCCACCTACCGCCTACAGGAAGTCCTCCCTGCACACTGCAGGCATGGTGacctctcctccctctgacccgctACAACATTCACCTCTGTCCCGGGCACCCCAACCCCTATTTTCATAATAGTACGAGGATGTTACTTGCTTTTCTACTCTCATTCTCTCACAGGTGAGTGGTGAAGTTCTCTAGAAACTACATGTGATTctgcaacagattgaatgcagaagcagacaTGAGAAcacagctgtcttctattaagccaggcattaaagatttgcaaatatgtaaaaaaaaaaaaagcccctctTCTCACTACATGTATATATACcttcttttcaaaaaagatataattGGTGTTAACATATGAGtttgttcttgtatttttaaatgaattaataaatatggtttaaatttctcagttttaatttccaaCATGGTTAAGTATCAATAGTCATAACCCACATAAACAGAAGCTTGTGTAATCCTCAATAATTTTGAAGAGTGTGAAGGGTCCTAAGGcaaaaatgtttgagaaccactgatgtaaTCAAACTCCTTCTCTTAacagttgaggctcagagaggtgaagtgacttgtccagtaTTATCTAATTTTACTCTCCATTTGTTTCATAGCTGGTCCCCCGAACCAGACCATGGGCTCTCTGACGGCGGGGCCGAAGCAGCTGTGTCCTCAGGTGTCCCTTAGGGAACTTGGGTGTTAGAATCAGGTGATCATGAAGCTCCAGGGGACATGAGGGATCCCATCTCCCCCACCGTGCAGAAGTCCACCGTGAGCACGATAAACCACCAGTCACCCGGGCCCTGTTCCTGCACCTGGGTGATGTGACAAGGACACACACTGGCTACCGAGGGATCCCGTGTCGGGTCCAGGTGGAGTTCACCGCCTGAAACGAATGCCTCTAACTGGAGCAAAAGCTGCCTCCCGCACGGAACCCCGCGTAGTGACTGCCCGCCCGGCGGGCCGGCGGGGCGGTGGCAGCCGGAAGCCAGGTGTCCCGccgaggccccgccccggccccgccccggccccgcccaccTCGGGTGCGAGACGAGCCTGCGGTGCTGGGCTTCCAGGAGCTGCTGCTGCAGGAGGTATTGCTGGTGCAGGGCCTGAGGTAGGAAGGAGGGACCGGTGACGTCCTGGAACTGCAGGGTGGGCAGCGGAGTCAGCGACTGGTGCAGGGTGCCGCTGTGCTGGTGGGCCGGGGCCATGTGGGCGCTGAGGCCCGGCTGCGACTGCACGGGGTGCGCCAGGGGGAAGTCGGGCGCCAGCTGCTGCGGCTGCGGGGGGCCCAGGTGGAAGTGGCGGCAGGAGGTAGCGTGAGGATGCTGAGACCTttgaaaaggggcacctggagaGGCAAGGACAGAGAAGACTGCGTGAGGACCCGCCCTGCCGCTGGTGCCGCTGGCCGCCTTCCTTGGCACGCGGCGATGTCATTGCTTTGGGGTCCACGTGGTCATCCTCCCCGCTGCCAGGTAGAAGCTCTGGGCTGTGTGTgctggcgggggggtgggggggcagggagtgtTCCGGGCGGTGAACAGAGAAGCCAGCATCCTTTAAAAAACCAACACACTTGTCAGAGGAGTTGTAAGGCTCCTCCCATGCAACCTCATGGGCCCGACGGCCTGTTTTGGTAGATGGCACCTAGAGAAAAGGCAGTCCAGCCTCGCCGAGGACCCGGCCCATAGGGAGCCCTAATTTCCAGAGACAAAACAACCAGATGTTGTTTTCCATTCAGTTTTGTGAAAAAGACTAAttcaaaaaagtcatttttatttaaataaaaattaaataatctgtTACAatgttataattaatttaaaagcaaCCATTTCCAGGAATAAGCTGGGTTCAGGGTACGTTTAATCTAGTCTCCTCGACTTTTCTAAGTAAAATTGACCTTGACGACAGGAAAGCCTTTACAGATTCTCCATGAGTAATGATCCAGCTCTCGGCAGGGGGGGTCCTTTACTAAGGAAGGCGACAGGACTTGGCAAACTTCAGAAATGTTTACAGGGACTTCCTGCTACATGTGGCAGGTTCAACACATATCGGCTCCTTCCAACCCCCACTGAAATGAGAgcaaaggaataaagagaagataAATAGATAAGGACGGAGAGAACAGTAGAAGTGACACGTGCAGGCAACAGATGTCAACAGATTTTTGGAAGATGGAAAGCAGATGGAGGAATTAGCAGAACTGAGAAACCGGAAATCCAGCGCCAGCGAAGGGGCGGTCAACGAGAAGTGGACAGATCTTGTCACCCGTGCTGGAAAGGTCAGGAATTGGAGGTGCTGGCTGCTTtggaaggcaggagagagggCACCGATCACAAGTCCGTATGAGGACCAGTTCTGCCTGGAGCTTCTCCCCTTTCCCATGGACTCACTGACTACCTACCTCTCCCTCACCCTGATATTTTGTACCGAAACTGGGCCAGACAGGCTCCAATAGAGGAGGGCAGGTGTGTAGCACATGCTCAAGCAGGGGGCACCCCCTTCTGCCACTTGGTTCTGAAAGCACTGTCACCCAGCATGCTGGAAACTGGTCCCAGAAAGAGCCCTACAGAAACTTCTAGTTGGGAGTCCCCAGTAAAATGGTTGGGTCCCCAATTCGCCGCTCTGTAATGAAGCccataaattaaaaagtacacacacacacacacacacacacacacactcacacacacgttTCTGGACAGCTTTTAGTGACCTGCACTTCACTATGAACAGATAGCCCAAGGATAACCAGTCTCTGAGGAAGATTACAGGGTGAAAACAGAGAGAATGTATCAACtgttaaaaaggagaaaagaaaaggaactccAAGGAACAGAAGTAATGCAAAGaccaggaaaaaataaacttcaaaacaCTATAATTAATATCTTccgagaaataaaaatattggatcCATGAAACAAGAAGCTTTTCTTAAAAGGAGCTAAGAGAAAACGAGAgagctcttggaaattaaaaacaggagGGTCAGAAGATAAAGCTGGGGAACTTGCCCAGGAAGGAGAAcgagaaaaccaagaaacaataAGTAGGAGAAAACAGATATAAACATAGAAGGATGGGTCGGAAGTTTCCATACATAACTAGTGAGAGAgaaaaggtggaggaaacaaaggagagGAGATTATGA
Proteins encoded in this region:
- the ARK2C gene encoding E3 ubiquitin-protein ligase ARK2C isoform X1, which codes for MVLVHVGYLVLPVFGSVRNRGAPFQRSQHPHATSCRHFHLGPPQPQQLAPDFPLAHPVQSQPGLSAHMAPAHQHSGTLHQSLTPLPTLQFQDVTGPSFLPQALHQQYLLQQQLLEAQHRRLVSHPRRSQERVSVHPHRLHPSFDFGHQLQTPQPRYLAEGTDWDLSVDAGLSPAQFQVRPIPQHYQHYLATPRMHHFPRNSSSTQMVVHEIRNYPYPQLHFLALQGLNPSRHTSAVRESYEELLQLEDRLGNVTRGAVQNTIERFTFPHKYKKRRPQDGKGKKEEGEESDTDEKCTICLSMLEDGEDVRRLPCMHLFHQLCVDQWLAMSKKCPICRVDIETQLGADS
- the ARK2C gene encoding E3 ubiquitin-protein ligase ARK2C isoform X2, which encodes MVLVHVGYLVLPVFGSVRNRGAPFQRSQHPHATSCRHFHLGPPQPQQLAPDFPLAHPVQSQPGLSAHMAPAHQHSGTLHQSLTPLPTLQFQDVTGPSFLPQALHQQYLLQQQLLEAQHRRLVSHPRRSQERVSVHPHRLHPSFDFGHQLQTPQPRYLAEGTDWDLSVDAGLSPAQFQVRPIPQHYQHYLATPRMHHFPRNSSSTQMGLNPSRHTSAVRESYEELLQLEDRLGNVTRGAVQNTIERFTFPHKYKKRRPQDGKGKKEEGEESDTDEKCTICLSMLEDGEDVRRLPCMHLFHQLCVDQWLAMSKKCPICRVDIETQLGADS